One window of Trifolium pratense cultivar HEN17-A07 linkage group LG5, ARS_RC_1.1, whole genome shotgun sequence genomic DNA carries:
- the LOC123882807 gene encoding uncharacterized protein LOC123882807, with protein sequence MTSFEGRPLVEVVELSGEDFNDHQDASGCGYGCFRVLGLRWGQGNDEGKGLLEQKEDSWWGCKLRKMKEVSEVIAGPKWKTFIRKISVYGKKQQKNRFQYDEHSYALNFSSGVQSEDDDLPHSFSARFGAPFPSGRQSEL encoded by the coding sequence atgactTCTTTTGAGGGAAGGCCATTGGTTGAGGTAGTGGAACTCAGCGGGGAAGATTTCAATGATCACCAAGACGCTAGTGGATGTGGGTATGGGTGCTTTCGTGTTTTAGGGTTGAGATGGGGGCAAGGTAATGATGAAGGTAAAGGTCTACTGGAGCAAAAGGAAGATTCTTGGTGGGGTTGCAAGTTGAGGAAGATGAAGGAGGTTTCAGAAGTGATTGCAGGGCCTAAGTGGAAAACATTCATTAGAAAGATTAGCGTGTATGGCAAGAAACAACAGAAGAATAGATTTCAATATGATGAACACAGCTATGCTCTCAACTTCAGTAGTGGGGTTCAGAGTGAAGATGATGACTTGCCGCACAGTTTCTCAGCTAGATTTGGTGCACCTTTTCCCTCTGGACGCCAGAGTGAACTATGA